From Sporosarcina sp. Te-1, the proteins below share one genomic window:
- the pta gene encoding phosphate acetyltransferase, producing the protein MTDLFNQLRQQLGNQGKKIVLPEGTDVRVLTAAARLQEEGIVKPILLGNELQLKQAAADASIDLDGIEWIDPEQASYFDELIDLFVERRKGKATVEQARELLKDANVFGTMLVYSGRADGLVSGAAHSTADTVRPALQIIKTKPGVSKTSGAFIMMKGEERLVFADCAITIAPTAQELAEIALESAKTAKAFGIEPKVAMLSFSTKGSAVSEETERVVEAVKIAKTMDPDLTLDGEFQFDAAYVPEVAAKKAPDSDLKGDANVFVFPSLEAGNIGYKLVQRLGGYEAIGPILQGLNAPVNDLSRGCSADDVYKLSLITAAQSL; encoded by the coding sequence ATGACAGATTTATTCAACCAGCTGCGACAACAACTGGGCAACCAAGGAAAGAAAATCGTTTTACCGGAAGGGACGGATGTCCGGGTCCTGACGGCCGCAGCCCGTTTGCAGGAGGAAGGTATTGTGAAACCGATCCTGTTAGGAAATGAACTGCAACTAAAACAAGCCGCGGCAGACGCGTCTATCGATCTTGACGGAATCGAGTGGATTGATCCTGAACAAGCATCATATTTCGATGAGTTAATCGATCTGTTTGTGGAACGTCGGAAAGGAAAAGCAACTGTGGAACAGGCGAGAGAGTTGCTGAAGGATGCAAACGTATTCGGAACGATGCTCGTCTACTCGGGGCGGGCCGATGGGCTTGTCAGTGGCGCAGCTCATTCGACAGCGGACACCGTCCGGCCGGCCCTGCAAATCATTAAGACAAAACCAGGCGTTTCAAAGACGAGTGGCGCATTCATCATGATGAAAGGCGAAGAGCGGCTGGTGTTTGCGGATTGTGCGATCACCATTGCACCGACTGCGCAGGAATTGGCGGAAATTGCCTTGGAAAGTGCGAAAACGGCAAAGGCATTCGGAATTGAGCCGAAAGTCGCGATGTTATCGTTCTCAACAAAGGGTTCCGCTGTTTCAGAGGAAACGGAGAGAGTGGTGGAAGCCGTCAAAATCGCCAAGACGATGGATCCTGATTTGACACTGGATGGCGAATTCCAATTTGATGCAGCCTATGTTCCGGAAGTGGCGGCGAAAAAAGCGCCGGACTCCGATTTGAAAGGGGATGCGAATGTGTTCGTCTTCCCGTCGCTGGAGGCTGGCAATATCGGCTATAAGCTGGTTCAACGGCTAGGTGGCTATGAAGCGATCGGCCCGATTTTACAAGGGCTGAATGCCCCGGTCAATGATTTATCCCGCGGTTGTTCCGCAGATGACGTGTACAAGCTATCGCTGATCACAGCGGCTCAGAGCTTATAA
- a CDS encoding lipoate--protein ligase family protein, whose protein sequence is MSHEETSLHMPKWRFMDESFSARGRSALESFAADDTLCHLVGQQMSIPTVRTWVHEHTVVLGIQDHRLPHIEEAVPLIHDAGYQTIVRNSGGLAVVLDSGVLNISLVLSEQQGSIDIPEGYEMMVAFVKRLFPEAADRIEAYEIVGSYCPGTYDLSIEGRKFAGISQRRLRQGVAVQVYLCVEGSGSRRAELIRTLYKAGLQGEATKFAYPVIMPDVMASLSELLGMQLTVSDIVIRTQLLLRELSGDIQMGGFTPDELELYAFYLKRVVERNQKLLKA, encoded by the coding sequence ATGTCACATGAGGAAACATCGCTTCATATGCCGAAATGGCGTTTTATGGATGAATCATTTTCGGCAAGAGGACGTTCGGCCTTGGAGTCATTTGCCGCGGATGATACGCTATGCCACTTAGTTGGACAGCAGATGAGCATTCCGACCGTTCGGACTTGGGTGCATGAGCATACGGTTGTTCTCGGCATTCAAGATCATCGGCTTCCTCATATCGAGGAAGCCGTACCGTTAATCCACGACGCGGGCTATCAGACAATTGTCCGGAATTCCGGCGGTCTTGCCGTCGTCTTGGACAGCGGGGTATTGAACATCTCCCTCGTTTTATCGGAACAGCAGGGTTCGATTGATATTCCAGAAGGCTATGAAATGATGGTTGCCTTTGTAAAACGGCTTTTTCCGGAAGCTGCTGATCGGATTGAGGCGTATGAAATTGTCGGTTCCTACTGTCCTGGCACATATGACTTAAGTATAGAAGGGCGAAAATTCGCAGGGATCTCTCAGCGAAGATTGCGGCAAGGCGTCGCAGTGCAAGTCTATTTATGTGTGGAGGGGAGCGGTTCCCGGCGGGCTGAGCTCATTCGTACGTTATATAAGGCCGGACTGCAAGGAGAGGCAACAAAGTTCGCTTATCCTGTCATCATGCCAGATGTCATGGCCTCCTTATCCGAGCTATTGGGGATGCAGCTGACGGTCAGCGATATCGTTATCCGAACTCAGCTATTGCTGCGAGAATTAAGTGGCGACATCCAAATGGGCGGGTTTACGCCGGATGAACTGGAACTATATGCGTTTTATTTAAAGCGCGTGGTGGAGCGCAATCAAAAATTATTGAAGGCATAA
- a CDS encoding RsfA family transcriptional regulator, translating to MVKVRQDAWLEQDDILLAETVLRHVREGSTQLSAFEEVGDALNRTAAACGFRWNAVVRRDYEKELAEAKKERKQAMRVLGPDFKRRSQQLFTPGTGGEGEEKAAVPLSALSLDTIIAYLIRLHHNGGGDSESLRWKHTAKMANDKVHSLEQEVEKLRQENATLRNDYEQFVQIMNRARRLVTLEDTEERVAPVFTMEKNGNLVSKEPPING from the coding sequence ATGGTGAAGGTCAGACAAGATGCTTGGTTAGAACAAGATGATATTTTATTAGCCGAAACTGTATTGCGGCATGTCCGCGAGGGAAGTACACAATTGAGTGCATTCGAGGAAGTCGGGGATGCTCTCAACCGGACTGCGGCCGCTTGTGGATTCAGGTGGAATGCCGTCGTTCGGAGAGATTACGAGAAAGAGCTGGCAGAAGCGAAAAAGGAACGGAAACAGGCAATGCGTGTCCTCGGTCCTGACTTCAAACGGCGCAGCCAGCAGCTGTTCACGCCGGGAACTGGCGGCGAAGGCGAGGAAAAGGCAGCCGTTCCGCTATCAGCCCTATCCCTTGATACGATCATCGCTTATTTGATCCGCTTGCATCATAACGGCGGTGGAGATTCGGAATCACTACGTTGGAAACATACAGCCAAGATGGCGAATGACAAAGTCCACTCACTGGAACAAGAAGTGGAAAAGCTGCGTCAGGAAAATGCCACGCTCCGCAACGACTATGAGCAGTTTGTGCAAATCATGAACCGTGCACGTCGCCTGGTGACGCTGGAAGATACAGAAGAGCGAGTCGCTCCTGTCTTCACAATGGAGAAAAACGGAAATCTCGTATCAAAAGAACCGCCGATCAATGGTTGA
- a CDS encoding HD domain-containing protein yields MEYKNEKLFEEKVFKDPVHRYIHVRDQVIWDVIGTREFQRLRRIRQLGTTYLVFHGAEHSRFQHSLGVYEIVRRIIDDGFSGRDEWNNEERLVTLCAALLHDLGHGPFSHAFEKVFSLDHEQFTQRILVGDTEVNAVLRKVSPDFPQKVADVIGKTYPDKLVVSLISSQIDADRMDYLQRDAYYTGVSYGHFDMERILRVMRPAEEQVVIKFSGMHAVEDYIMSRYQMYWQVYFHPVSRSAEVILIKILHRARQLHNNGYQFTYDPVHFRSFFNQTFQLEDYISLDESVLLAYFQWWRKEEDAILADLCDRFINRRLFQYAEFDPAKEYRKIGQLEQMFKDAGLDPEYYLVADSSSDLPYDFYRPGEENERVPIYLQMPGGELRELSRSSDIVDAISGKRRTDHKIYFPEDLLLEKKDEIPLYADMLKMLKE; encoded by the coding sequence ATGGAATACAAAAACGAAAAGCTTTTTGAAGAGAAGGTATTCAAAGATCCGGTTCACCGGTATATCCATGTGCGCGACCAAGTGATCTGGGATGTCATCGGCACGCGGGAATTTCAGCGGCTGCGCCGCATCCGGCAGCTTGGGACAACGTATCTCGTCTTTCATGGAGCGGAGCACAGCCGTTTCCAGCATTCGCTCGGTGTCTACGAAATTGTAAGACGGATTATCGACGATGGATTCAGTGGACGAGACGAATGGAACAATGAAGAACGTCTTGTGACCCTTTGTGCCGCCCTCCTTCATGATTTGGGCCATGGCCCTTTTTCGCATGCGTTCGAAAAGGTATTCAGCTTGGATCATGAACAATTCACGCAACGGATTTTAGTCGGTGATACGGAAGTGAATGCCGTCCTCCGTAAAGTGTCACCCGATTTTCCACAAAAAGTGGCGGACGTTATCGGCAAGACCTATCCGGACAAGCTCGTCGTCAGTTTGATCTCCAGTCAAATCGATGCGGATCGGATGGATTACTTGCAGCGCGATGCGTATTACACAGGCGTATCATACGGCCATTTCGACATGGAACGAATTTTGCGCGTCATGCGGCCGGCCGAAGAACAGGTTGTCATCAAGTTTAGCGGCATGCATGCGGTGGAAGATTATATAATGAGCCGGTACCAAATGTATTGGCAAGTGTATTTCCACCCCGTATCACGCAGTGCCGAAGTCATCTTGATTAAAATCTTGCATCGGGCGAGACAGCTACATAACAACGGATACCAATTCACCTATGACCCTGTCCATTTCCGCTCTTTTTTCAATCAAACTTTTCAACTGGAAGACTACATATCACTGGATGAAAGCGTCTTATTAGCGTATTTCCAATGGTGGCGCAAAGAGGAAGATGCCATTTTGGCAGACTTATGCGACCGCTTCATCAATCGGCGGCTGTTCCAATATGCCGAATTCGATCCGGCGAAGGAATACCGGAAGATCGGCCAGCTGGAGCAAATGTTTAAAGATGCCGGTTTGGATCCGGAATATTACCTCGTTGCGGATTCCTCTTCTGATTTGCCATACGACTTTTACCGTCCGGGCGAAGAGAACGAACGGGTCCCGATTTACTTGCAGATGCCCGGCGGTGAGTTGCGTGAACTCTCGCGTTCCTCGGATATCGTCGACGCCATTTCAGGCAAACGCCGAACTGACCATAAAATTTATTTCCCTGAAGACCTATTACTTGAGAAGAAAGACGAAATACCGCTTTATGCGGACATGCTGAAGATGTTGAAAGAATGA
- a CDS encoding YwgA family protein: protein MLQEHARIVQFISLAQEVSGRKKLQKMVYIAKKMDFPFVEKYELHMYGPYSEELTLRVEELCAMGFLSEQCTDKGSYVQYHYNVTEEGERFLETAETPHEMLGICIGKLNGKSSRFLELVSTLLYFDHLPKEEQVAKVHIVKSKLNFTEDEMTAAFAFIEELQQCTSITAG, encoded by the coding sequence TTGTTGCAAGAACATGCCAGAATTGTACAGTTCATTTCGCTGGCACAAGAAGTGAGCGGTCGGAAAAAGTTGCAAAAGATGGTGTATATCGCGAAGAAAATGGATTTTCCATTCGTTGAAAAATATGAATTGCATATGTACGGACCTTACTCAGAGGAATTGACATTGCGTGTGGAAGAACTTTGCGCGATGGGATTCTTGTCCGAACAATGCACAGACAAAGGATCCTATGTCCAATATCACTACAATGTGACAGAGGAAGGGGAACGGTTTCTCGAAACAGCGGAGACACCGCATGAAATGCTTGGCATTTGCATCGGTAAGCTGAACGGAAAAAGCTCCCGATTCCTAGAGCTCGTCTCAACCCTTCTATACTTTGACCATCTGCCGAAAGAAGAGCAAGTGGCCAAAGTACATATTGTCAAAAGCAAGCTGAACTTCACGGAAGACGAAATGACAGCTGCCTTTGCGTTCATCGAAGAACTGCAACAATGTACAAGCATCACAGCCGGCTAA
- a CDS encoding 2-hydroxymuconate tautomerase: protein MPYVTVKMIEGRTEEQKRALCEKVTAVVSETTGAPVENVVVFIEEMSKNHYAVAGKRLSDAE from the coding sequence ATGCCATATGTAACCGTAAAAATGATCGAAGGCCGCACCGAAGAACAAAAACGTGCACTCTGTGAAAAAGTGACAGCAGTTGTCTCCGAAACAACAGGAGCTCCTGTGGAAAATGTTGTCGTATTCATCGAAGAAATGTCCAAAAATCATTATGCTGTCGCTGGAAAGCGATTGAGTGATGCGGAGTAA
- a CDS encoding YwhD family protein: MANEEKPKQKLGFTIIKNDPTDGHKGFGIGSLSLENISPVIVDIEADEARIEMGAMHARSDTERGVKFTTNREDSEGGKPYWLVWVTIDFKEEGPYYAGVTACEMVVNKEKRRGYKILADHVNKMDKSLKRHIIVDQMDEKSKRILAGFLQAHNQEMWDRSEPKLHIDLGLESPHL, encoded by the coding sequence ATGGCGAATGAAGAGAAACCGAAACAAAAATTGGGATTCACCATTATAAAAAACGATCCGACGGACGGCCATAAGGGCTTTGGCATTGGATCATTATCGCTTGAAAATATTTCGCCGGTCATCGTAGATATCGAGGCGGACGAAGCCCGGATCGAGATGGGGGCGATGCATGCCCGCAGTGATACGGAACGAGGCGTGAAATTTACGACGAATCGAGAGGACTCAGAAGGCGGGAAGCCGTATTGGCTCGTTTGGGTGACGATCGATTTTAAAGAAGAGGGGCCATACTATGCGGGTGTGACTGCCTGCGAAATGGTCGTGAATAAGGAAAAAAGGCGCGGCTATAAAATTCTAGCCGATCATGTGAATAAAATGGATAAATCGTTGAAGCGCCATATCATTGTGGACCAGATGGACGAGAAATCCAAGCGCATCCTTGCTGGCTTCCTGCAGGCGCATAATCAAGAGATGTGGGACCGGAGCGAACCGAAACTGCACATCGACCTAGGGCTGGAATCTCCACATTTATGA
- a CDS encoding transglycosylase domain-containing protein: MKRSDYIKKQKKRRLLRTFLMLAITGVTAFFTALLCLRIYAQIAGAPSLSVPKASVFLDKNGRQIGDKFSAERRYWVGLENISPFLIDAFIATEDRNFYNHNGFDYRRIAGAVLRDVKTMSMAEGASTITQQYARNLYLTHEKSWNRKLKEALYAYRLELFYEKDEILEGYLNTVYFDHGMYGVEAASKFYFAKPSKDLTLEEAAVIAAIAKGPSIYSPIDNPERSRNRQLTILHLMEEQGYITETQEERAKNMPIALKTDEWSEMKRVAPYFLDEVWREAEKILSDKGRYPAEGGWTIRTTLDLHHQQTAEEMVNKWMPKNDLQVAFISMEPETGAITSMVGGTDYAESPFNRATQAKRQPGSAMKPILYAAALEEGFSPLTFMSTERTVFTYDDGRSTYEPKNINGKFAGHPISLAQAIALSDNVYAVKTLEKIGYKKFNNMAERLGLQVKFQESPAVALGTSVVTLKEMTNAYNRVASSGLKVEPTTILSITDAQGRTVYEKPKPTKKRVITEQDAFVLTHLMTGMFDPVFNDYLISTGLTMRPKQTRPYAAKSGTTISDQYLIGFTPSLTSGIWTGFDVGQNLTEFEDKAASKRIWIDFMEKVHEGKSEEPFMPPNGVNGVIVDVETGGIAVNECPKQRLVYVKEKDMPQKLCTDRSLREDRLSGEEEEGSFELFPFSFFE, translated from the coding sequence ATGAAACGGTCTGATTATATTAAAAAACAGAAGAAGCGGAGATTGCTGCGTACATTTCTCATGCTTGCCATCACTGGTGTTACAGCTTTTTTCACAGCTCTGTTATGTCTCCGGATTTATGCACAGATTGCGGGCGCCCCCTCATTGAGCGTTCCTAAGGCATCTGTTTTCCTAGACAAGAACGGCAGACAAATCGGTGATAAGTTTTCGGCCGAACGCAGGTATTGGGTTGGATTGGAGAACATTTCCCCTTTCTTAATTGATGCGTTTATAGCGACCGAGGATCGGAATTTCTACAACCATAATGGATTTGATTACCGAAGAATCGCCGGCGCTGTCCTGAGAGATGTGAAAACGATGAGCATGGCGGAAGGTGCCAGCACGATTACTCAGCAGTATGCCCGTAATTTGTATCTGACACACGAGAAATCTTGGAACCGAAAACTAAAGGAAGCTCTTTACGCTTATCGGTTGGAGCTTTTTTATGAGAAAGATGAGATTTTGGAAGGCTATTTGAATACGGTTTACTTTGATCATGGAATGTACGGGGTCGAGGCGGCCAGCAAGTTTTATTTTGCCAAACCGTCCAAGGACCTGACACTCGAGGAAGCGGCAGTTATTGCAGCCATTGCCAAGGGACCGTCGATCTATTCGCCAATCGATAATCCTGAACGATCGCGGAACCGGCAATTGACCATCCTGCATTTGATGGAGGAGCAAGGATATATTACGGAAACGCAGGAAGAGCGGGCGAAAAATATGCCGATCGCGCTAAAGACAGATGAATGGTCAGAGATGAAGCGGGTCGCCCCTTATTTTTTGGATGAGGTATGGCGCGAGGCAGAAAAAATCCTAAGCGATAAAGGACGCTATCCTGCTGAAGGAGGCTGGACGATTCGGACGACGCTCGATTTGCATCACCAGCAGACGGCGGAAGAGATGGTCAACAAATGGATGCCGAAAAACGATTTGCAAGTTGCATTCATTTCCATGGAACCAGAGACGGGGGCTATCACCTCCATGGTCGGCGGAACCGATTATGCGGAAAGCCCGTTTAACCGAGCCACCCAGGCGAAGCGGCAGCCCGGTTCGGCCATGAAGCCGATCCTTTACGCCGCTGCCTTGGAAGAAGGCTTCAGCCCGCTGACCTTCATGTCAACCGAGCGGACCGTTTTCACTTATGACGATGGACGTTCCACGTATGAGCCGAAGAACATTAATGGGAAGTTTGCCGGGCATCCTATTTCTCTCGCTCAAGCAATCGCACTTTCCGATAATGTGTATGCCGTGAAAACACTTGAAAAGATAGGGTACAAAAAATTTAATAATATGGCGGAACGACTCGGCCTACAAGTAAAATTTCAAGAATCCCCGGCCGTTGCACTTGGCACCTCTGTTGTCACATTGAAAGAGATGACCAATGCTTACAACAGGGTCGCTTCCAGTGGCTTAAAAGTTGAACCGACCACCATTTTATCCATCACTGATGCACAAGGCCGGACGGTCTATGAAAAGCCGAAACCGACGAAAAAACGGGTTATCACGGAGCAAGATGCGTTCGTCCTGACGCACTTGATGACAGGTATGTTTGATCCGGTGTTCAATGACTATTTAATTTCCACTGGTTTGACGATGCGGCCGAAGCAGACGCGCCCTTATGCAGCCAAATCGGGAACGACCATTTCAGATCAATACTTAATTGGATTTACCCCGTCGCTGACCTCCGGGATCTGGACAGGGTTCGATGTCGGGCAAAATTTGACCGAGTTTGAAGATAAAGCCGCCTCTAAGCGGATTTGGATTGACTTTATGGAGAAAGTACATGAAGGAAAATCGGAGGAACCTTTCATGCCGCCAAACGGGGTGAATGGCGTCATTGTTGACGTGGAAACCGGCGGAATTGCCGTCAATGAATGTCCGAAGCAGCGATTAGTCTATGTAAAAGAAAAAGATATGCCACAAAAGTTATGTACCGATCGAAGTTTGCGCGAAGACCGCCTTTCCGGAGAAGAGGAGGAAGGTTCCTTCGAACTGTTTCCTTTTTCCTTCTTTGAATGA
- a CDS encoding DUF1934 domain-containing protein yields MEIASNERSVDVQLRSTIIHPGQPADNHALQAKGTVVEKAGNLYLRFEEKQNGQTIRTTVKLGREEALIMRSGAVQMRLPFTIGNPRPGTYGNGPATFNLLVKTKELEVDTDIAGATGNFHVHYELHADGALLGTYKLQITYTEG; encoded by the coding sequence ATGGAAATCGCATCTAACGAACGGTCCGTGGATGTCCAGCTCCGGTCGACGATCATTCATCCAGGACAGCCGGCAGACAACCATGCACTTCAAGCGAAAGGTACTGTCGTGGAGAAAGCAGGCAACTTATATTTGCGGTTCGAGGAAAAACAGAATGGGCAAACAATCCGGACAACCGTTAAACTTGGCCGTGAGGAAGCGCTCATCATGCGCAGCGGGGCGGTTCAAATGCGCTTGCCGTTTACAATTGGAAATCCGAGACCAGGCACGTATGGCAACGGTCCGGCAACGTTCAACCTGCTCGTCAAAACGAAGGAACTTGAAGTTGATACGGACATTGCAGGCGCCACAGGAAACTTTCACGTCCATTACGAACTGCATGCGGATGGAGCATTGCTTGGTACATATAAGCTTCAAATTACATATACGGAGGGATAA